One Oncorhynchus tshawytscha isolate Ot180627B unplaced genomic scaffold, Otsh_v2.0 Un_contig_6150_pilon_pilon, whole genome shotgun sequence DNA segment encodes these proteins:
- the LOC121843687 gene encoding uncharacterized protein LOC121843687, with the protein MKVDNKAVKHQAVDTDYRNNNLGLDRGHLFPCSYAPDDAAKRSTFTLTNAVPQASSFNQGSWSTMECRVREALELNCKDNNNRIEAYVVTGAVPSSSNTLNNRVNIPDLMWTAYCCYNSNLGQWVAQAHWGENQQEDKGKTLKPETLGALEKELNKIYNVGVKVFHNKCLRKVVLEDETGRNLEAVEEVEPGKKRVREGSGEGNGEGDIKMARASGELKDCDDEDGCDCDCDEK; encoded by the coding sequence ATGAAGGTGGATAATAAAGCTGTCAAACACCAGGCTGTGGACACAGACTACAGAAATAACAACCTGGGTCTGGACAGAGGTCACCTGTTCCCGTGTTCGTACGCACCTGATGATGCTGCCAAGAGGTCCACTTTCACCCTGACGAACGCCGTTCCCCAGGCAAGTTCCTTCAACCAAGGCAGCTGGAGTACAATGGAGTGCAGAGTCAGAGAAGCTCTTGAGCTTAACTGTAAGGATAACAACAACAGGATAGAAGCCTATGTGGTGACTGGAGCAGTGCCCAGCAGCAGCAACACACTGAACAACAGAGTGAACATCCCAGATCTCATGTGGACAGCCTACTGCTGTTACAACAGCAACCTGGGACAGTGGGTGGCCCAAGCACACTGGGGTGAGAACCAACAGGAGGACAAGGGGAAAACATTGAAACCGGAAACCTTGGGAGCACTCGAAAAGGAGTTGAACAAAATCTACAATGTCGGAGTCAAGGTGTTTCACAATAAATGTCTAAGAAAAGTTGTATTAGAGGACGAGACAGGGAGGAACTTAGAGGCTGTAGAAGAGGTTGAGCCGGGGAAAAAGAGGGTCAGggaagggagtggagaggggaacgGAGAGGGGGACATAAAGATGGCGAGAGCATCAGGGGAGTTAAAGGATTGTGATGACGAGGATGGATGTGATTGTGACTGTGATGAAAAGTAA